GAACTATCCTGCATTGAGTATATATACTTACTTCGGGTAGGTCTGGGCCCCCGGCAATCCGCAAAGGTGGAACGAACTACGCTTCGCTTCGTGGAGATCGCCCAAATTTCTTTCCTCCAGTTTGACCTCACCCGCGGAATACCGCAAGTTTCGATAGTTGCTTGAGGTGGGGGCATATATCCACCGAAAGTGGGGCACAACAAACGAACCGAGGGGCGGGGCTCGCTATGAAAGCGGTCATACTCGGGCCGAGCGCGGTTGCGGAAACGCTTGCGCCGGTCGTACAGCAGCGTGGAGTAACGGTCGTCGATCGAATCGACAGCGACCTGTCTGCGATTCGCGCGTATTTCGAGCAAAACTCGACGCAGTGCGATTTGATGTTGGTCGTCGCTCGAGACGATCTTCAAGAAACGCGTAGCGTGATTTGCGGCCTGCAGATTCTCATGAGCAAGCCGATTCTCGTTTTCGGGGTGGCACGCTCTGCCAACGACGTGATTCAAATCATTCGTAGTGGAGCGGCGGACTTTATTGAAATGTCCGCCGACTTCCTGCATGACTTGGAGGACTCACTCAAACGTCTATTTGATTCGGAAGTCCTGACGAAACGGAGTGGTCAGGTGATTAGTGTCGTCTCGGCGGTGGGAGGAGCGGGGCAGACCGCCGTGGCGACAAATTTTGCTATCAACCTGGCAGCGAACAAACGCCGCAGCACCGTTTTTGTCGATCTCAACTTGACCGGTGGAGACGCCGCCGAACAACTTGGCATTACGCCGCGGCAATCGATTGCCGATTGCCCACGCTTTGCGGACGAGATCCATACGGTCACTGTTTCGACGTTGTTAGAGCAGCATGTATCGGGTCTGAAGCTCATTGCTGGCCCCAGTTACTTGGGGGATCACAGTCTTTTGCCGAGTGAGTCGGTAAAAGCCCTTATCGCGAATCTCGCTCAGCTAAATGAATTCGTTGTTCTCGATGTCGAGGATGCGTTTCATCAAGAGCAATTCGCAGCGTTGGAATGCTCTGACGTTGTCATTGTTGTGACACGGCTTGATTTTCCCAGTCTGATTCGCACGAAGCGATTGATGGAACACCTTGAAGGTCGCGATCTGAGTGGTCTGATCGTCGTTGCCAATAAATATATCAAGGGCACAAGTATCCCCGAGGCGAAGTTCGAGTCGGTCATGAAGCGTCGCTTGAGCGTCGTGATTCCACATGAACCATCCAGTGTTCTTAATGGAGTGAACATGGGAGAGCCGGCGGTACTTGAATTTCCGCGTTCCAAATTCAGTCAAGCCATCACGAAACTCACCAATACGGTGTTGTCGGCGACGCCAACTCGGGAGATGGAAGTCCATGTTTCAGCAAACGCATAACGATGCGGTAAGAGCCAGGACAGACGAGAGATCTTCTCGAAGAGATGACAAGGTCATCAAAGAGAAGTTCCATCGCTGGTTGATCGAAATGGTTGACGTTCGAGCGATGTTGCAGTTGGATGAAGCGGTCGTCCGACGCGAGCTTCGTACAGCGATCGAAAAGCTGTTTCTCTCGCATCCAGAATTAGTACGTCATGGTGAAAAGGATCGTTTGGCTCAAGAATTAATCGACGAAATGGTTGGTTTTGGGCCGCTCGAGTCTCTGCTCCGCGATAGTTCGATCACCGATATTCTGATCAACGGTCCGCAGCACGTTTACGTAGAACGTGGCGGGCAATTGGAAGAGACTTCGGTCCGGTTTTCTGACAATGAACAACTGGTTCGCATTGTCCAACGCATCGCCGGCCGGGTTGGTCGTCGAATCGATGAGTCCTCTCCTACAGTCGATGCGAGATTGCCTGATGGAAGCCGCTTTCATGCCGTGATTTCGCCAATCGCTTTGGATGGGGCATTGGTCTCAGTGCGTCGGTTTGCGTCGCACGCCATTACGGCCCAGCAGTTTGTCAGCACTGGCGGCATGTCGGAAGAAATGATGGCATTTCTTCAGGCGGCCATCCATGCCCGGTTAAACATGGTGATTGCGGGAGGAACGGGCAGCGGCAAAACGACACTACTGAACATGCTGTCCGGTTGCATCTCGCC
Above is a window of Blastopirellula marina DNA encoding:
- a CDS encoding CpaF family protein; this encodes MFQQTHNDAVRARTDERSSRRDDKVIKEKFHRWLIEMVDVRAMLQLDEAVVRRELRTAIEKLFLSHPELVRHGEKDRLAQELIDEMVGFGPLESLLRDSSITDILINGPQHVYVERGGQLEETSVRFSDNEQLVRIVQRIAGRVGRRIDESSPTVDARLPDGSRFHAVISPIALDGALVSVRRFASHAITAQQFVSTGGMSEEMMAFLQAAIHARLNMVIAGGTGSGKTTLLNMLSGCISPRERIVTIEDAAELRLQQPHVARMETRCENLEGKGLVSTRELVRNALRMRPDRIIVGECRGEEVFDMLQAMNTGHDGSLTTIHANSAEDTISRLEMLLGLAQDNLPMWYIRQQIASSIDLVVHVKRLANGKRKVTQIGQVVKDGDAIRLKPMFVCRFSEDGGEPTFERREIPSDLVSKMNSRC
- a CDS encoding CpaE family protein; this translates as MKAVILGPSAVAETLAPVVQQRGVTVVDRIDSDLSAIRAYFEQNSTQCDLMLVVARDDLQETRSVICGLQILMSKPILVFGVARSANDVIQIIRSGAADFIEMSADFLHDLEDSLKRLFDSEVLTKRSGQVISVVSAVGGAGQTAVATNFAINLAANKRRSTVFVDLNLTGGDAAEQLGITPRQSIADCPRFADEIHTVTVSTLLEQHVSGLKLIAGPSYLGDHSLLPSESVKALIANLAQLNEFVVLDVEDAFHQEQFAALECSDVVIVVTRLDFPSLIRTKRLMEHLEGRDLSGLIVVANKYIKGTSIPEAKFESVMKRRLSVVIPHEPSSVLNGVNMGEPAVLEFPRSKFSQAITKLTNTVLSATPTREMEVHVSANA